From a single Pasteurella atlantica genomic region:
- a CDS encoding YcxB family protein encodes MNVQYQITEQDYINANSISIRNRKKNWHSIVWWSLLFFIIVILSATFNHHYPTQGYLLLIAIILCVGYAFFIGKQTIKFEYANNAFIKQPMNLTVNEEGCLFVGEFSQERVHWNHIYQYIESKQYWLIHLSPYLIHIVPKAGLSEEEQQQFSTILQQNIGERGKIDKTMK; translated from the coding sequence ATGAATGTTCAATACCAAATTACAGAACAAGATTATATAAATGCAAATAGCATAAGTATAAGAAACCGTAAGAAAAATTGGCATAGTATTGTGTGGTGGTCATTATTATTTTTTATAATAGTAATACTAAGTGCTACTTTTAATCATCATTACCCAACTCAAGGTTATTTACTTTTAATAGCAATTATTTTATGTGTAGGATATGCCTTTTTTATTGGAAAACAGACGATAAAGTTTGAGTATGCAAATAATGCCTTTATTAAGCAACCGATGAACTTAACGGTAAATGAAGAGGGATGTTTATTTGTTGGTGAGTTTTCTCAAGAAAGGGTACATTGGAATCATATTTATCAGTATATTGAAAGTAAACAATACTGGTTAATTCATCTTTCACCATATCTTATACACATTGTTCCTAAAGCGGGATTATCAGAAGAGGAGCAACAACAATTCTCGACTATTTTACAGCAGAACATTGGAGAGCGTGGGAAAATAGATAAAACGATGAAATAA
- a CDS encoding ATP-binding protein, with amino-acid sequence MKKQNILNLIKYHIEKNESSFRNEAINIAKYFDRIGDTQLSEYIMGLISEANLYIPQASDFESEFLNNFDVYSLTPLNLPIEISDDIKGIINAVNHNIGINKFLFEGSPGTGKTEAAKHVTRLLDRKLYYVNVENLIDSKLGQTNKNIVSMFSEINRIPYPNKVVILFDEIDAIALDRINHSDIREMGRVTSTILKELDRLTDLNREIVIIATTNLYSNFDKALSRRFDAIINFNRYSKEDLIEVSEYYLSSFMKNFKGISKDIRLFRKILNISPVLPCPGELKNIIKTSLAFSDTKLPYDYLRRLYTNLVNSIEQVDISTLHQQGFTVREIEKLKGESKSSVSRKLNQGGDYYE; translated from the coding sequence GTGAAAAAACAAAATATATTAAATTTAATTAAATATCATATTGAAAAAAATGAAAGTTCTTTTAGAAATGAGGCTATAAATATTGCAAAATATTTTGATCGAATAGGAGATACTCAGTTATCTGAATACATTATGGGGTTGATATCTGAAGCGAATTTGTATATCCCCCAGGCAAGTGATTTTGAGAGTGAATTTTTAAATAATTTTGATGTTTATAGCCTCACCCCATTAAATTTACCAATAGAAATATCTGATGATATAAAAGGCATTATTAATGCAGTAAATCATAATATAGGTATTAATAAATTTTTGTTTGAAGGATCACCTGGAACTGGGAAGACTGAGGCTGCAAAACATGTTACGAGGTTATTAGACAGGAAATTATATTATGTTAATGTTGAAAATTTGATTGACAGTAAACTAGGTCAAACTAATAAAAATATTGTAAGTATGTTTTCTGAAATAAATAGGATTCCATATCCAAATAAAGTTGTTATTTTATTTGATGAGATAGATGCTATTGCATTAGATAGAATCAATCACAGTGATATTCGTGAGATGGGGAGAGTCACATCTACAATTTTAAAAGAACTTGATAGACTAACTGATTTAAATAGAGAAATAGTCATTATCGCGACAACTAATTTATATTCAAATTTTGATAAAGCATTATCTAGACGTTTTGATGCAATTATTAATTTTAATCGATATAGTAAAGAGGATTTAATAGAAGTCTCAGAATATTATTTATCATCATTTATGAAAAACTTTAAAGGTATTTCTAAAGATATAAGATTATTTAGAAAAATATTGAATATATCGCCTGTCCTTCCTTGCCCAGGTGAATTAAAAAATATAATAAAAACCTCTTTAGCATTTAGTGATACAAAACTTCCTTATGATTATCTACGAAGATTGTATACTAATTTAGTAAATAGTATTGAACAGGTTGATATTTCTACTCTTCATCAACAAGGCTTTACAGTTAGAGAAATAGAAAAACTTAAAGGTGAATCTAAAAGCTCAGTATCTAGAAAATTAAATCAAGGAGGGGATTATTATGAATAA
- a CDS encoding BPL-N domain-containing protein, which produces MNTLKIAIYNDEGVGLIGYQSLLSSFISKLQPFLSFSIQLYPINAQQIINNHLILENFDALIIGGGADLPYCKKLNGVGNQNIKNFIARGNLYIGICAGAYYGAKSIHFTGYDVKSSEKYKIVGERELGLFQGQAVGSIKEFTNNGYYDDSVNTKAIVQLSSNNQPLFQPFYYHGGCYFIPENNSEKDVLFYYPNLKENEFLPAVISGKYGKGRYLLSGVHFELCDKVYQTEIIDKITDGIEFKKEQSILNCLKKQNYGKVIYKEIAKLLDALNKGV; this is translated from the coding sequence ATGAACACGCTAAAAATTGCTATTTATAATGATGAAGGTGTCGGATTGATTGGCTATCAATCCTTGCTTTCATCGTTTATTTCAAAACTGCAACCTTTTCTTTCTTTTTCCATTCAACTTTATCCTATTAATGCTCAACAAATTATTAATAATCACCTTATTTTAGAAAATTTTGATGCACTGATAATTGGCGGTGGAGCTGACTTACCTTATTGTAAAAAGTTAAATGGCGTTGGTAATCAAAATATTAAAAATTTTATTGCAAGAGGAAATTTGTATATAGGGATTTGTGCAGGAGCTTATTATGGTGCTAAAAGTATTCATTTTACGGGATATGATGTTAAAAGTAGCGAAAAGTATAAGATTGTTGGTGAAAGAGAATTGGGGTTATTTCAAGGGCAAGCGGTAGGATCAATCAAAGAATTTACAAATAATGGCTATTATGATGACAGTGTAAATACCAAAGCCATAGTACAATTATCCTCAAATAATCAACCTCTATTTCAGCCATTCTATTATCACGGAGGCTGCTATTTTATTCCTGAAAATAACAGTGAAAAGGACGTTTTATTTTATTATCCAAATTTAAAAGAGAACGAGTTTTTACCTGCTGTAATCAGTGGTAAATACGGAAAAGGGCGATATTTGCTCTCAGGTGTCCATTTTGAATTATGTGATAAAGTCTATCAGACTGAAATCATTGATAAAATAACAGATGGTATTGAGTTTAAAAAAGAGCAGAGTATTCTCAATTGTTTAAAAAAACAAAATTATGGTAAAGTTATTTATAAAGAGATTGCAAAGCTATTAGATGCCCTAAATAAAGGAGTATAA
- a CDS encoding pyridoxal phosphatase, with amino-acid sequence MSYQAVAFDLDGTLLSSNGTILESSKQAIQKIREKGIKVYIVTGRHHTAVRPYYAELGLDTPVICCNGTYLYDFHQNKVLVSKPLPPKLASDLINSAQAEGIHVSVYFRDAMTYEALNPHFERFLKWVNSCDESVRPDVHQVEKYQDLIDQGVTVWKVLISDPDLQKMQNFVNKLPLDQVSPEWSWADRVDITHQGNTKGNCLKALLEIEGIEPQKVVAFGDNFNDISMLEFAGLGIAMGGCEQEVQDKADKTIGSNNEDSIATELSQLFNIK; translated from the coding sequence ATGTCATATCAAGCAGTTGCATTTGATTTAGATGGTACATTATTAAGTAGTAATGGCACGATTTTAGAATCGAGTAAACAAGCAATTCAAAAAATACGTGAAAAAGGAATTAAAGTCTATATTGTAACAGGACGTCATCATACGGCGGTTCGTCCTTATTATGCGGAATTAGGTTTAGATACGCCAGTCATTTGTTGTAATGGCACCTATTTGTATGATTTTCATCAAAATAAAGTGCTAGTGTCTAAGCCATTACCTCCTAAATTAGCGTCCGATTTGATTAATTCTGCACAAGCTGAAGGTATTCATGTTTCAGTTTATTTTCGTGATGCAATGACTTATGAAGCACTTAATCCACATTTTGAACGTTTTTTAAAATGGGTAAACTCTTGTGATGAAAGTGTTCGTCCAGATGTACATCAAGTTGAAAAATATCAAGATCTGATTGATCAAGGTGTGACTGTTTGGAAAGTATTAATCAGTGATCCTGATCTCCAAAAAATGCAAAATTTTGTGAATAAGTTACCGCTTGATCAAGTTAGTCCTGAATGGTCTTGGGCGGATCGTGTGGATATTACGCATCAAGGAAATACCAAAGGGAATTGTTTAAAAGCATTATTAGAAATTGAAGGGATTGAACCACAAAAAGTGGTGGCATTTGGGGATAACTTCAATGATATTAGTATGCTTGAATTTGCAGGCTTAGGTATTGCAATGGGAGGCTGTGAACAAGAGGTTCAAGATAAAGCCGATAAAACCATTGGTTCAAATAATGAAGATAGTATTGCGACTGAGTTAAGTCAGCTGTTTAATATCAAATAA
- a CDS encoding low temperature requirement protein A — translation MKLLINHFRIWWQKPADITQRNPNREVSQLELFYDLVYVAIIIQLTHIVVGNISITSVLAYVSLFLMMFWAWFNGSLYHELHGNHDLKTRFVIFLQMICLIGMGIFIHSIFDGGYQGFAISYGLFLGLFTILWWRTGVHDVDHKPISQPFVYLFCLMTIAFFVSVFTPAKISYFIWIIAVFFSLIFTLFSMIKENKKAKAEQLEAIRNIGESFVERLGLLGIIILGEGVASIVSGSTHIHHWTILNILNVIGSFILLVTLWWIFFDFISRRLPKKDNYSKSMWLGLHFPLMASLGLIDTGILNLLEYVQTPHLADKLVLIIPIIIFLLSCIGLMKVIKVSDGLKFIYKNADMPMILAIVGLLILLFLPINTTILIWLSIACLLAPIYSAFLMWIEWKSEETIN, via the coding sequence ATGAAACTATTAATTAATCATTTTAGAATTTGGTGGCAAAAACCCGCCGATATTACACAAAGAAACCCAAATCGAGAAGTTTCACAATTAGAGCTATTTTATGATTTGGTTTATGTTGCAATTATTATTCAACTTACTCATATTGTTGTAGGTAATATTTCTATAACAAGTGTTTTAGCTTATGTGTCTCTCTTTTTGATGATGTTTTGGGCTTGGTTTAATGGTAGTCTTTATCACGAATTACACGGAAATCACGACTTAAAAACTCGATTTGTTATTTTCTTACAAATGATCTGCTTAATTGGTATGGGTATTTTTATCCATAGTATTTTTGATGGTGGATATCAAGGGTTTGCTATTTCTTATGGATTGTTTTTAGGACTTTTTACCATTCTTTGGTGGCGAACAGGTGTGCACGATGTCGATCATAAACCTATATCACAACCTTTTGTTTATTTATTTTGTTTGATGACCATCGCATTTTTTGTCTCTGTTTTTACGCCTGCAAAAATATCTTATTTTATTTGGATTATAGCGGTCTTTTTCTCACTTATTTTTACATTATTTTCAATGATAAAAGAAAATAAGAAAGCGAAGGCAGAGCAATTAGAAGCCATAAGAAATATCGGTGAGTCTTTTGTAGAACGATTAGGTTTACTTGGTATTATTATTTTAGGGGAAGGCGTCGCATCAATAGTTAGTGGCTCAACACATATTCATCATTGGACTATCCTCAATATACTGAATGTGATAGGCAGTTTCATTTTATTAGTGACACTTTGGTGGATATTTTTTGATTTTATTTCACGCCGATTACCCAAAAAAGATAATTATTCTAAATCAATGTGGTTAGGCTTGCATTTTCCTTTAATGGCAAGTTTAGGTTTGATTGATACAGGAATATTAAATTTACTTGAATATGTTCAAACCCCTCATTTAGCAGATAAACTGGTACTTATCATACCGATTATTATTTTTCTACTTTCTTGTATTGGGTTGATGAAGGTAATAAAAGTTTCTGATGGCTTGAAATTTATCTATAAAAATGCGGATATGCCAATGATCTTGGCTATTGTCGGATTGCTTATTCTTCTATTTTTGCCAATAAATACGACAATACTTATTTGGCTGAGCATTGCTTGTTTACTTGCTCCGATTTATTCTGCCTTTTTGATGTGGATAGAATGGAAAAGTGAAGAGACAATAAATTAA
- a CDS encoding glutathione S-transferase N-terminal domain-containing protein gives MTNINKRSIMTLFSNKNDIYSHQVRITLAEKGVPYEIEDIEPNTISEDLLELNPRGNLPTLVDRDLVLFNSRIIMEYLDERFPHPPLMSVYPVARAETRLTIHRIQNDWYALIDIVNENPESDEAKKALSQLREEFLALGSIFATKPYFLNDDFTLLDCYIAPLLWRMHNLGVEFTGAGSKAIKTYMTRIFQRKSFIQSIGGKPPKSLMDEKE, from the coding sequence ATGACGAATATAAATAAACGTTCAATAATGACGCTTTTTTCTAATAAAAATGATATCTATAGCCATCAAGTTCGTATCACACTAGCAGAGAAAGGGGTACCTTATGAAATCGAAGATATCGAGCCTAACACTATTTCTGAAGACTTACTGGAATTAAACCCTCGTGGCAATCTTCCAACTCTAGTTGATCGTGATTTAGTGCTTTTTAATTCTCGTATTATTATGGAATACCTTGATGAACGTTTTCCTCATCCTCCATTAATGTCAGTTTATCCAGTTGCACGAGCAGAAACGCGTTTAACTATTCATCGAATTCAAAATGATTGGTATGCGTTAATTGATATTGTGAATGAAAATCCAGAATCTGATGAAGCAAAAAAAGCATTAAGCCAACTGCGAGAAGAGTTTTTAGCACTGGGAAGTATTTTTGCTACAAAACCTTATTTTTTAAATGATGACTTCACTCTATTAGACTGCTATATCGCTCCTCTTTTATGGCGTATGCATAATTTAGGTGTCGAATTTACGGGTGCAGGGAGTAAGGCAATAAAAACCTATATGACGCGTATTTTTCAACGTAAAAGCTTTATTCAATCTATTGGTGGTAAACCACCAAAATCTTTAATGGACGAGAAAGAATAA
- a CDS encoding S8 family peptidase codes for MNNVLELKGKRFIQEPKSINGSGISMNSKVNVTSEKIIQLKNKLIKIKEFWEKEQRVFDGILISVYYNKIVAKSNRILGLFKGKKSQFSIVGAKFNQEKTKHIITYFLDLDDLNRSIELLLKVKDILNHQFSEGINKKIFEDDHKINQILFDNFDISKSKFKQVIADVSYIDNFNIEMVTGDVQQSIITLFDTNVEVKVLLKSIGIDILSSRILDDNTVFLDKEEVALLSKKMPYLISMSTVDLSKLSPKNFQIEQENSNFYIPSPNIEPTIGVIDTLFDCKVYFNEWVEYYDMVSKDIPKQPQDYNHGTAVSSLIVDGARLNPWLDDGCGRFKVRHFGVAVASSFSSFTIIKQIKEIIASNKDIKVWNISLGSNQEINDNFISAEAAVLDQIQYENDVIFVVAGTNKPNNSIVKIGSPADSINSIVVNAVTKDGISTEYTRQGLALSFFAKPDVSYYGGSKEKFIKVCEPLGEANVAGTSFAAPWIARKLSYLIDILGLNRTIAKAMIIDSARGWEGKRTPQEIAVYGHGIVPIHIKEIIHTKDDEIRFLVSDISEKWNTYNYYFPIPLKDDKYPYIARATMCYFPKCERSQGVDYTNTELNLHFGRIQDNGKLKEINDDKQNKEDDYVFEITARKMFRKWDNVKYIVERENKRKQSKKSYTNKNWGMEIKTNNRLDQKDSMDLRFGVVVTLKEINGVNRIDEFIKNCVLNGWLVNELDIQTRIDINQKVNEYIEFE; via the coding sequence ATGAATAATGTCTTGGAACTTAAAGGTAAACGATTTATTCAAGAACCAAAAAGTATAAACGGTAGTGGAATTTCGATGAACAGTAAAGTAAATGTTACATCGGAGAAAATAATACAACTAAAGAATAAACTGATTAAAATTAAGGAATTTTGGGAGAAAGAACAAAGGGTCTTTGATGGGATTTTAATCAGTGTTTATTACAATAAAATTGTAGCAAAAAGTAATCGTATTTTAGGATTATTCAAAGGGAAAAAGTCTCAGTTTTCTATTGTGGGTGCAAAATTTAATCAAGAAAAGACTAAGCATATTATCACCTATTTTTTGGATCTAGATGATTTGAATAGAAGTATAGAATTGCTACTTAAAGTAAAAGATATTTTAAATCATCAATTTTCAGAAGGAATTAACAAAAAAATATTTGAGGATGATCATAAAATAAATCAAATTTTATTTGATAATTTTGATATTAGTAAATCTAAATTTAAACAGGTTATTGCTGATGTTTCGTATATTGATAATTTTAATATAGAAATGGTAACCGGTGACGTTCAGCAAAGTATTATTACTTTATTTGATACTAATGTAGAAGTAAAAGTGCTTTTAAAAAGTATTGGGATTGATATCTTATCAAGTAGAATATTGGATGATAATACAGTCTTTTTGGATAAAGAAGAAGTAGCTCTTTTATCTAAAAAAATGCCTTATTTAATTTCTATGTCGACGGTTGATTTATCAAAATTATCTCCCAAAAACTTCCAGATAGAGCAGGAAAATAGTAATTTTTATATTCCATCACCTAATATTGAACCTACCATTGGTGTAATTGATACATTATTTGATTGCAAGGTGTATTTTAATGAATGGGTTGAGTACTATGATATGGTAAGTAAAGATATTCCTAAACAACCGCAAGATTATAATCATGGAACAGCAGTTTCCTCACTTATTGTTGATGGAGCAAGATTAAATCCATGGTTAGATGATGGCTGTGGTCGATTTAAGGTAAGACATTTTGGTGTTGCTGTTGCATCCAGTTTTTCATCTTTTACTATTATAAAACAAATAAAAGAAATTATTGCAAGTAATAAGGATATCAAAGTTTGGAATATTTCGTTGGGAAGTAATCAAGAAATTAATGATAATTTTATTTCTGCAGAAGCTGCTGTATTAGACCAAATTCAATATGAGAATGATGTTATTTTTGTTGTTGCTGGAACAAATAAACCTAACAATAGTATTGTTAAAATAGGTTCACCAGCAGATTCGATAAATAGTATTGTAGTGAATGCAGTAACTAAAGATGGTATATCAACAGAATATACTAGACAAGGTCTAGCATTATCATTTTTTGCAAAACCAGATGTTAGCTACTATGGAGGAAGTAAAGAGAAATTTATTAAAGTATGTGAGCCATTAGGGGAGGCTAATGTTGCAGGGACATCATTTGCAGCACCTTGGATTGCGAGAAAATTATCATATTTAATTGATATTTTAGGATTAAATAGAACCATTGCAAAAGCAATGATTATTGATTCAGCAAGAGGTTGGGAGGGAAAACGAACCCCACAAGAGATAGCTGTTTATGGACATGGTATTGTTCCAATTCATATAAAGGAGATTATCCATACAAAAGATGATGAGATTAGATTTTTAGTTTCAGATATTAGTGAGAAATGGAATACATATAATTACTATTTCCCAATCCCATTAAAAGATGATAAATATCCTTATATTGCTAGAGCAACAATGTGTTATTTTCCTAAATGTGAGAGATCTCAGGGGGTTGATTATACAAATACTGAACTTAATCTTCATTTTGGTCGAATACAAGATAATGGTAAATTAAAAGAAATTAATGATGATAAGCAAAACAAGGAGGATGATTATGTTTTTGAAATTACAGCCAGAAAAATGTTTAGAAAGTGGGATAATGTTAAATATATTGTAGAAAGAGAAAATAAAAGAAAGCAATCAAAAAAATCTTATACTAACAAAAACTGGGGAATGGAGATAAAAACAAATAACCGCCTAGATCAAAAAGATAGTATGGATCTTCGTTTTGGTGTTGTGGTGACATTAAAAGAGATTAATGGAGTTAATCGAATTGATGAATTTATCAAAAACTGTGTTTTAAATGGTTGGTTAGTTAATGAATTAGATATTCAAACTAGAATTGATATTAATCAAAAAGTAAACGAATATATTGAGTTTGAGTAA
- a CDS encoding undecaprenyl-diphosphate phosphatase, translating into MDFLLIIKTLIMGIVEGITEFLPISSTGYLILSSDLMNFWTPEKSDLFIVVIQLGAILAVIYDYWGRLWHAFIGLITGKAEGLSNPRQLGFSLIVATIPVMIVGFTFADQIKAYLFHPIVVAVMLIIGGLLIFYVEKLPKQIIATEAEEVDIKTALKIGLFQCLALIPGTSRSGSTIIGALWLGVSRKAAAEFSFFLGIPVLIGAGLLDLLKHKDLLQSSQDMMVLGLGTLISFIVALLCIRWLVAWVSRRDFTIFAWLRIITGVTVLIASWVFNYNIQG; encoded by the coding sequence ATGGATTTTTTATTAATAATCAAAACCTTAATAATGGGAATTGTTGAGGGAATTACAGAATTTTTACCGATTTCAAGTACGGGGTATTTGATTTTATCATCAGATCTTATGAATTTCTGGACGCCTGAAAAATCGGATCTTTTTATTGTAGTTATTCAGCTAGGAGCAATTTTAGCCGTAATTTATGATTACTGGGGACGTTTATGGCACGCTTTTATTGGTTTGATTACTGGTAAAGCCGAGGGATTAAGTAATCCACGTCAATTAGGCTTTAGCTTAATTGTGGCAACTATCCCAGTAATGATTGTCGGCTTTACCTTTGCGGATCAAATTAAAGCTTATCTATTTCACCCTATTGTAGTGGCGGTAATGCTAATTATTGGCGGTTTGTTGATTTTTTATGTAGAAAAATTACCGAAACAAATTATCGCCACAGAAGCAGAAGAAGTAGATATTAAAACGGCATTAAAAATTGGATTATTCCAGTGTTTAGCTTTAATTCCAGGAACATCTCGCTCAGGCTCAACCATTATTGGGGCGTTATGGCTTGGTGTTTCTCGTAAAGCGGCAGCTGAATTTTCTTTTTTCTTAGGTATTCCTGTGTTAATTGGTGCAGGTTTATTAGATCTATTAAAACATAAAGATCTATTACAATCTTCTCAAGATATGATGGTATTAGGTTTAGGCACACTGATTTCTTTTATTGTGGCATTACTTTGTATTCGCTGGTTAGTGGCTTGGGTGAGTCGTCGAGATTTTACGATTTTTGCGTGGCTACGTATTATTACTGGTGTCACTGTGCTAATTGCAAGCTGGGTGTTTAATTATAATATTCAAGGCTAA
- the recJ gene encoding single-stranded-DNA-specific exonuclease RecJ, whose protein sequence is MSLNKIIQQRFPLTTEKLSDNPLLNRLYQARGITLPQQLEYGLKNLHSPMQFANIEKMLDLLIEIYHQQKKIIIVGDFDADGATSTALTLLALKQLGFLDVDYLIPDRFSQGYGLSSSVAQMVIDRGAEVVITVDNGISSVEGVALLKQHHIQVLITDHHLPPEELPCADVIINPNLVDCSFPSKSLAGVGVIFYVMLALRSRMREQGLFKEKEPNLAELLDLVALGTVADVVPLDHNNRILVHQGINRIRSGYCRAGIKALVEIAKRNINQLKASDLGFSIAPRLNAAGRLENMALGVELLICDDMSKARQIAFELDSLNQTRKEFEQDMKTEALSICAKLPNLMQNLKAYGIVLYQPDWHQGVIGILASRIKDQFNRPVIAFAQESEESEFIKGSARSISGLHMRDLLELIDQKHPDLILKFGGHAMAAGLTIHQDNFVHFQKVFDEIINQTVSAEQLQNIIYTDGELQHNEFNLETARLIQESGPWGQTFPEPLFEGEFKIIQQRLVGSKHLKMMVEIHNQLFDAILFNADLTLFPDLSIKTARLVYSLDINEFRGNTSLQLLVREIFV, encoded by the coding sequence ATGTCATTAAATAAAATCATACAACAACGCTTTCCCCTTACAACAGAAAAACTATCTGATAATCCATTACTTAATCGTCTTTATCAAGCTCGAGGTATTACTTTACCTCAACAATTAGAATATGGGTTAAAAAATCTACATTCTCCAATGCAATTTGCCAATATTGAAAAAATGCTCGATCTATTGATTGAAATTTATCATCAACAGAAAAAAATTATTATTGTGGGGGATTTTGATGCCGATGGCGCAACCAGTACAGCATTAACATTATTAGCATTAAAGCAGCTTGGCTTTTTAGATGTGGATTATTTGATCCCTGATCGTTTTTCACAAGGTTATGGATTGAGTAGCAGTGTCGCTCAAATGGTAATAGATAGGGGCGCAGAAGTTGTTATTACAGTAGATAACGGTATTTCTTCAGTGGAAGGGGTTGCTCTATTAAAACAACATCATATTCAAGTGCTGATTACGGATCACCATTTACCCCCAGAAGAATTGCCTTGTGCTGATGTGATTATCAATCCAAATTTAGTTGACTGTAGCTTTCCTTCTAAATCATTGGCTGGCGTGGGCGTTATTTTTTATGTAATGTTAGCGTTACGTAGCCGAATGCGAGAGCAAGGTTTATTTAAGGAAAAAGAACCAAATTTAGCTGAGTTATTGGATTTAGTTGCATTAGGGACGGTAGCTGATGTTGTGCCTTTAGATCACAATAATCGAATTTTAGTGCATCAAGGCATTAATCGTATTCGTTCTGGTTATTGCCGAGCAGGAATTAAAGCCTTAGTTGAAATTGCAAAACGAAATATTAACCAGTTAAAAGCCAGTGATTTAGGATTTTCGATTGCCCCTCGTTTAAATGCTGCAGGGCGTTTAGAAAATATGGCGTTAGGTGTGGAATTATTGATTTGTGATGATATGAGCAAAGCACGTCAAATTGCGTTTGAATTGGATAGTTTAAATCAAACACGTAAAGAATTTGAGCAAGATATGAAAACGGAAGCTCTTTCAATTTGTGCAAAACTGCCTAATTTAATGCAAAATTTAAAAGCATACGGTATTGTGCTTTATCAACCTGATTGGCATCAAGGTGTGATTGGTATTTTAGCTTCTCGTATCAAAGATCAGTTTAATCGCCCTGTCATCGCCTTTGCACAAGAAAGTGAGGAGAGTGAATTTATTAAAGGATCGGCACGTTCGATTTCTGGTTTACATATGCGTGATCTATTGGAGCTTATTGATCAAAAACACCCTGATCTTATTCTGAAATTTGGCGGTCACGCAATGGCGGCGGGATTAACTATTCATCAAGATAATTTTGTGCATTTTCAAAAAGTCTTTGATGAAATCATTAACCAAACAGTCAGTGCGGAACAGTTACAAAATATTATTTATACCGATGGTGAGCTGCAACATAATGAGTTTAATTTAGAAACAGCACGTTTAATTCAAGAAAGTGGACCTTGGGGACAAACTTTTCCTGAACCACTTTTTGAAGGTGAATTTAAAATTATTCAACAACGTTTAGTGGGCAGTAAGCACCTTAAAATGATGGTAGAAATTCATAATCAATTATTTGATGCGATTTTATTTAATGCAGATTTAACCCTGTTTCCAGATTTGTCGATTAAAACGGCGCGGTTAGTATATAGTTTAGATATTAATGAATTTCGTGGGAATACCAGTTTACAGTTGTTAGTAAGAGAAATTTTTGTTTAA
- a CDS encoding ClpXP protease specificity-enhancing factor, whose product MKPLRPYLYNAYYNWILDSDNTPYLLVNTEYPDVDVPKEFITEGRIILNLSPRSIGQYTIDDEAVSFSTRFNGMLRDLYIPLGSIIALYAQETSEGIMFQEEEYYNEENYTNRQTSQTEIKAKRNSKLKLVK is encoded by the coding sequence ATGAAGCCACTACGTCCTTATCTTTATAATGCTTATTATAATTGGATCCTTGACAGTGACAATACGCCTTATTTATTGGTCAATACTGAATATCCAGATGTTGATGTACCAAAAGAATTTATCACCGAAGGTCGAATTATTTTAAATCTCTCGCCACGTTCTATTGGGCAATATACCATTGATGATGAAGCGGTAAGTTTTAGTACTCGTTTTAACGGAATGTTAAGAGATCTTTATATTCCTTTAGGGTCAATTATTGCGTTATATGCACAGGAAACCAGTGAGGGAATAATGTTCCAAGAAGAGGAGTATTATAATGAAGAAAACTACACCAACCGCCAAACTTCTCAAACTGAGATAAAAGCCAAAAGAAACTCAAAATTAAAATTAGTGAAGTAA